The following coding sequences are from one Achromobacter sp. B7 window:
- a CDS encoding MFS transporter: MNTACPSHPVPSLDAKPATAWLPLVTLAIGFVMAMLDVTVVNVALPSIAVQFVVPLTDLVWIVDGYTLTFAALLLVAGALADRYGAKTVYLAGLAVFTFASLLCGLAPDANTLIAARMLQGLGAALFMPSSLSLLTHAYDDDHVRNRMLAAWSAIVAVAGATGPLLGGVLIHQFGWRGIFLINLPLGVVGLWLARRRIQAAPRRPRALNPISHLLGVIALSSLCFVLIQGNAYGWTSPRIAGVTALCALAIVLLVRRERRHAEPILPRVLFQTPHFAAANAVGFLINLASYGQLFLLSLFLQHARGADALQTGIQLVPMLAVFSIGNLISGRVSARWNVSAALLGGMSLAATMSALGIVAFTPTIAYWPFAILVALGNLGVGIAVPAMTGIVMQSSGKHHANSAAAALNANRQSGALVGVALMGTIMHVLPDWNATLPVAYGVIAASYAAGVGLVWRHLRRAHNA; encoded by the coding sequence ATGAACACCGCCTGCCCATCACACCCCGTGCCCTCCCTCGACGCCAAGCCGGCCACTGCCTGGCTGCCGCTAGTCACCCTGGCCATCGGTTTCGTCATGGCCATGCTGGACGTGACCGTGGTCAACGTGGCGCTGCCCAGCATTGCCGTGCAGTTTGTCGTTCCCTTGACGGATCTGGTCTGGATCGTCGACGGTTACACGCTGACGTTTGCCGCGCTGCTGTTGGTGGCCGGCGCGCTGGCCGACCGCTATGGGGCCAAAACGGTTTATCTTGCCGGCCTGGCCGTGTTTACGTTTGCCTCATTGCTGTGCGGCCTGGCGCCCGACGCCAACACATTGATCGCGGCCCGCATGCTGCAAGGCCTGGGCGCCGCGCTGTTCATGCCCAGCTCGCTAAGCTTGCTGACGCACGCCTACGACGACGACCACGTGCGCAACCGCATGCTGGCCGCCTGGTCGGCGATCGTCGCGGTGGCGGGCGCCACCGGCCCCTTGCTGGGCGGTGTGTTGATCCATCAATTCGGTTGGCGCGGCATCTTTCTTATCAACCTGCCGTTGGGCGTCGTCGGGCTGTGGCTTGCCCGCCGCCGCATCCAGGCGGCCCCGCGCCGGCCGCGCGCGCTGAACCCGATCAGCCACCTGCTGGGCGTAATCGCGTTGTCGTCGTTGTGCTTCGTGCTGATCCAGGGCAACGCCTACGGCTGGACGTCGCCGCGCATTGCCGGCGTCACCGCCTTGTGCGCCCTGGCCATCGTATTGCTGGTGCGGCGCGAACGCCGCCACGCCGAACCGATACTGCCCCGCGTCCTGTTCCAGACGCCGCACTTTGCGGCGGCCAACGCGGTGGGCTTCCTGATCAATCTTGCTTCGTACGGGCAGTTGTTCCTGCTTAGCTTGTTCCTGCAACATGCGCGCGGCGCCGACGCGCTTCAGACCGGTATCCAGCTGGTGCCGATGCTTGCGGTTTTTTCAATCGGCAATTTGATTTCGGGGCGTGTATCCGCGCGCTGGAATGTGTCGGCAGCGCTATTGGGGGGCATGTCGCTGGCCGCCACCATGAGCGCCTTGGGGATCGTCGCCTTCACGCCCACGATCGCCTACTGGCCCTTCGCCATCCTGGTTGCGCTGGGCAATCTGGGCGTGGGAATCGCCGTGCCCGCGATGACCGGCATTGTGATGCAGAGTTCGGGCAAGCACCACGCCAACAGCGCGGCGGCGGCATTGAACGCGAATCGGCAGTCCGGCGCATTGGTCGGGGTGGCATTGATGGGCACCATCATGCATGTGCTGCCCGACTGGAACGCGACCCTGCCCGTCGCCTACGGCGTGATCGCCGCAAGCTACGCGGCGGGGGTCGGGCTGGTCTGGCGTCACTTGCGTCGCGCGCATAACGCATAA
- a CDS encoding LysR substrate-binding domain-containing protein has product MLDLELLRTLVCVADEGSFTRAAQRVHRTQSTVSQQVRKLEQTVGKTLLLRDRTGSNVSATEDGEVMLAYARRLLAIADEAEHALMAPQAARVLRLGIPEDFDVARLTLLLARFAASHPGVRLETASGMSTELRAKLGSGDLDLALIKREPDDGPCLAAWPERLVWIGAKRHAALAPHCPVPLVMFPHGCIYRKRMIYALESAGRAWYGAYHSHSLAGVQAAVAAGLGVSLLPAFATLESHHVLMARDGFDPVPSTELAIVSNRRVPGSIEQQLVCALQQAIEADTRDPAMA; this is encoded by the coding sequence ATGCTTGACCTGGAACTCTTGAGAACGCTGGTTTGCGTTGCCGATGAAGGCAGTTTCACCCGCGCTGCCCAGCGCGTGCATCGCACACAATCCACCGTCAGCCAGCAGGTGCGCAAGCTGGAGCAGACGGTGGGCAAGACATTGCTGCTGCGCGACCGAACCGGCAGCAATGTGTCTGCGACCGAGGATGGCGAGGTGATGCTTGCGTACGCCCGCCGCCTGTTAGCCATTGCCGATGAGGCCGAACATGCCTTGATGGCGCCACAGGCAGCGCGTGTTTTACGCCTGGGCATTCCTGAAGACTTCGACGTGGCGCGGCTGACGTTGCTGTTGGCGCGATTCGCGGCCAGCCATCCCGGCGTCCGGCTGGAAACCGCCAGTGGTATGAGCACCGAGCTACGCGCCAAACTGGGTTCCGGCGACTTGGACCTGGCCCTGATCAAACGCGAGCCCGACGACGGCCCATGCCTGGCGGCATGGCCCGAGCGTCTGGTCTGGATCGGCGCCAAGCGACACGCTGCGCTGGCGCCGCATTGCCCCGTGCCGTTGGTGATGTTTCCGCACGGCTGCATCTATCGCAAGCGGATGATTTACGCGTTGGAAAGCGCCGGTCGCGCCTGGTACGGCGCTTATCACAGCCATAGCCTTGCTGGCGTGCAGGCGGCCGTGGCGGCGGGGCTGGGCGTGAGCTTGTTGCCCGCGTTTGCCACTCTGGAATCGCATCATGTGCTGATGGCGCGCGACGGGTTCGATCCGGTGCCGTCGACCGAGTTGGCTATCGTCAGCAATCGCCGCGTGCCAGGCAGCATCGAGCAACAACTCGTGTGCGCGTTGCAGCAGGCCATAGAAGCCGACACGCGCGACCCGGCGATGGCGTGA
- a CDS encoding GNAT family N-acetyltransferase, which produces MTVVTQDPRQSRFTATVDGVLCVLDYQLQGDTMAIVHTGVPSQVGGRGIAAELTRSALDTARANGWKVRPLCSYAEVYMRRHPEYNDLRA; this is translated from the coding sequence ATGACTGTTGTCACCCAGGACCCCCGTCAATCCCGCTTCACCGCCACCGTCGACGGCGTGCTTTGCGTGTTGGACTACCAGTTGCAAGGCGACACGATGGCCATCGTGCACACCGGCGTCCCCAGCCAGGTCGGCGGGCGCGGCATCGCTGCGGAACTGACCCGGTCAGCGCTGGATACCGCGCGCGCCAATGGCTGGAAAGTCCGGCCATTGTGCTCGTATGCCGAGGTCTACATGCGCCGCCATCCCGAATACAACGACCTGCGAGCCTGA
- a CDS encoding haloacid dehalogenase type II — protein MPLNSLPRPQWLTFDCYGTLIQWDEGLQAAVARILAGKPPAHSAPTADAFLHAYDQHEHRLERTPPHRSFADISRESLRLTMQDFGLPYRPEDADILTGSISAMPPFPEVVDTLATLKQAGFRLCIISNTDEDIIAGNVAQLGGHIDRVITAESAGAYKPSRKIFAHAHQSLGVTPDDIVHICASPHLDHAAARDIGFRCVWIDRGTGRQLLPDYRPDATVPTLDRVPGVFRSAGWL, from the coding sequence ATGCCGTTGAATTCGCTTCCCCGCCCGCAGTGGCTGACGTTTGACTGTTACGGCACGCTGATCCAGTGGGACGAAGGGCTACAGGCGGCGGTTGCCCGCATCCTGGCTGGCAAGCCGCCGGCGCATTCAGCGCCCACAGCCGATGCGTTCCTGCACGCGTACGACCAGCACGAGCATCGCCTGGAACGCACTCCGCCCCATCGCAGCTTTGCCGACATCTCGCGCGAGTCGCTACGATTGACGATGCAGGACTTTGGGCTGCCATATCGACCAGAAGATGCCGACATACTGACAGGCAGCATATCCGCCATGCCACCGTTTCCGGAAGTCGTGGACACGTTGGCCACGCTGAAACAGGCAGGTTTCCGACTTTGCATCATTTCGAATACCGATGAAGACATCATTGCCGGCAACGTCGCGCAGCTGGGCGGGCATATCGACCGGGTGATCACGGCCGAATCCGCGGGCGCCTATAAGCCGTCTCGCAAAATCTTCGCGCATGCTCATCAGAGCCTTGGCGTCACGCCAGACGACATCGTGCATATTTGCGCCAGTCCACATCTTGACCATGCCGCTGCCCGCGACATCGGCTTCCGATGCGTCTGGATCGATCGGGGAACAGGCCGTCAGCTATTGCCTGACTATCGTCCGGACGCTACCGTACCGACATTGGACCGGGTGCCAGGAGTTTTTCGCAGCGCCGGTTGGTTATAA
- a CDS encoding amidase family protein: protein MSDLWRLSAVELASLIRQRDVSAVQAAQSALDRLDAVNPALNAVVDHRPDEVLARAREVDAQLARGEDPGLLAGVPVTVKVNVDQAGYATTNGVSLQKDVIAAQNSPVVDNLLRAGAVILGRTNTPAFSLRWFTGNGLHGDTHNPRNKALTPGGSSGGAASAVAAGIGHLAHGTDIAGSIRYPAYACGVHGLRPSLGRVPAYNAALPERSIGGQLTAVSGPLGRTIADVRLGLAAMSARDPRDPWWVPAPLVGPDVPRRAALCVNPDGMNPEPAVVKALQEAARRLSDAGWTVDTLDAVPPMQEAADLQIRMWMADGYEAMLAAAEKEGDPGALVALRGQRDKAADANLNNFSAVLTRRATLTRLWEIFLSEYPVLLLPVSAELPFPDNLDLQGDAAYARVWRAQMTQIGVPFMGLPGLSVAMGNAMSSVGQSPIGVQIVAGRYREDLCLAAGEIIEAGDAAVTIAEPDFKPAPR, encoded by the coding sequence GTGTCCGATCTTTGGCGTTTATCCGCAGTTGAGCTTGCCTCTCTAATCCGACAGCGCGACGTATCGGCTGTCCAGGCCGCGCAAAGCGCATTGGACCGGCTCGATGCCGTCAACCCCGCGCTTAATGCCGTGGTCGATCATCGCCCTGACGAGGTCCTGGCCCGGGCACGCGAGGTCGATGCGCAGCTGGCACGCGGCGAAGATCCCGGCTTGCTGGCCGGTGTGCCCGTTACGGTCAAGGTCAACGTCGACCAGGCAGGCTACGCCACGACCAACGGCGTCAGCCTGCAAAAAGACGTGATCGCCGCGCAGAACAGCCCCGTCGTCGACAACCTGCTGCGCGCCGGCGCGGTGATTCTTGGCCGCACGAACACGCCCGCGTTTTCGTTGCGCTGGTTCACGGGTAACGGCCTGCACGGGGACACGCACAACCCGCGCAACAAGGCATTGACGCCAGGTGGCTCGTCGGGTGGCGCGGCATCGGCGGTGGCGGCGGGCATCGGCCATCTGGCCCATGGCACCGATATCGCCGGGTCCATCCGCTACCCCGCCTACGCCTGCGGCGTGCACGGGTTGCGGCCATCGCTGGGCCGCGTGCCCGCGTACAACGCGGCCTTGCCGGAACGTTCCATCGGCGGCCAATTGACGGCCGTGTCGGGGCCATTGGGGCGCACCATTGCCGACGTGCGCTTGGGGCTGGCGGCCATGTCCGCGCGTGACCCTCGCGACCCTTGGTGGGTGCCGGCGCCGCTTGTGGGCCCCGACGTTCCCCGCCGCGCCGCGCTGTGCGTGAACCCGGATGGCATGAACCCCGAGCCCGCTGTCGTCAAGGCATTGCAGGAAGCCGCGCGCAGGCTTAGCGACGCAGGCTGGACGGTGGACACACTGGACGCCGTGCCACCCATGCAAGAGGCGGCCGACTTGCAGATCCGCATGTGGATGGCGGACGGCTATGAGGCCATGTTGGCGGCGGCCGAAAAGGAAGGCGACCCAGGGGCTTTGGTGGCCCTGCGCGGCCAGCGCGACAAGGCCGCCGACGCAAACCTGAACAATTTTTCCGCGGTGCTGACGCGTCGGGCTACGTTGACCCGCTTGTGGGAAATCTTCCTTTCCGAATATCCGGTGCTGTTGCTGCCGGTATCCGCGGAATTGCCCTTTCCCGACAATCTGGATTTGCAGGGCGACGCGGCTTACGCGCGCGTGTGGCGTGCGCAAATGACGCAGATCGGCGTGCCCTTCATGGGCTTGCCCGGGCTGTCGGTAGCGATGGGCAACGCCATGAGCAGCGTCGGGCAAAGCCCCATCGGGGTGCAGATCGTTGCGGGACGCTATCGCGAAGATCTATGCCTGGCCGCTGGCGAAATTATCGAGGCGGGCGATGCCGCCGTCACCATCGCCGAACCGGACTTCAAACCCGCACCGCGTTGA
- a CDS encoding LysR family transcriptional regulator — MDWDNARIFLAIYRVGTLRGAAALLQIDQATAGRRLAALESSLDARLFLRTPGGYVPTPAGELAFAAAERMESAADQLQRQMQGLDHRLSGVVRVAASETVASYFIMEAVRRVHVQHPDIRVVLSASIQISNLTRREADLAIRNVKPDSPDLIQRHLARKEVGLYASREYLAAHGEPKPGTAFAGHTLVTYQQAVLPGWSDTFCGEPTGNGRIAIELNSGMMILAAVVAGLGIGELPTHMAPDYPDLVRIWPGRSEPYDLWLVMHGDLNRTARVRAVADAIVQVFEEDK, encoded by the coding sequence ATGGATTGGGACAATGCCAGGATCTTCCTGGCGATTTATCGCGTGGGAACGCTGCGTGGGGCGGCGGCATTGCTGCAGATCGACCAGGCAACGGCGGGCCGGCGCCTGGCCGCGCTGGAGTCATCGCTGGACGCGCGCCTGTTTCTGCGCACCCCTGGCGGGTACGTGCCCACGCCGGCGGGCGAATTGGCGTTCGCCGCGGCGGAGCGCATGGAGTCGGCCGCCGACCAGCTGCAGCGGCAGATGCAGGGGCTGGACCATCGCCTGTCGGGCGTGGTGCGTGTGGCGGCATCCGAAACCGTGGCCAGCTACTTCATCATGGAGGCGGTGCGCCGCGTGCATGTCCAGCATCCGGACATACGCGTGGTGCTGTCGGCGTCGATACAGATCAGCAACTTGACCCGTCGCGAAGCGGATTTGGCCATCCGGAACGTCAAGCCTGACAGCCCCGATTTGATCCAGCGCCACCTGGCCCGCAAGGAAGTCGGTCTGTATGCCTCGCGCGAATATCTTGCCGCGCACGGTGAGCCCAAACCGGGTACGGCCTTCGCCGGGCATACCTTGGTGACGTACCAGCAGGCGGTCTTGCCCGGCTGGTCGGACACGTTTTGCGGCGAGCCGACGGGCAACGGGCGCATCGCGATCGAGCTCAATTCCGGGATGATGATACTTGCCGCCGTGGTGGCCGGCCTGGGCATCGGCGAGCTGCCCACCCACATGGCGCCGGATTATCCCGACCTGGTCCGTATCTGGCCGGGTCGCAGCGAACCGTATGATTTGTGGCTGGTCATGCACGGGGACCTGAACCGCACCGCGCGCGTGCGCGCCGTGGCCGACGCCATCGTCCAGGTGTTCGAAGAAGACAAATAG
- a CDS encoding LysR substrate-binding domain-containing protein, which produces MRLPLNTLPAFRAVAELQNLRAAAERLHLTHSAVSQQIKGLEEQLGFALFERSGRGIVLNSAGAALLCSVQSALALLDEGVMAAAASATGSEQRLRVSVLPSFAQRWLLPRMARWRARHPGVSLEIETSQQVVDLVRDGFHAALRFGRGPWAGVESEPLFDMPLPLIALASPETAASLEDDTAQTLARQPLLGEREMWQHWFNAAGLRTLVTPVATFNDAGMMLQAAEQGLGITLGRELLAADALCAGRLVRVSPMRVHYEQAQTYHLVYPPSLREWAPLVALKQWLHEELELSRCALVTPSSDTDTDTDTDTGTDAGPARQ; this is translated from the coding sequence ATGCGCCTCCCGCTCAACACCCTGCCCGCTTTCAGGGCCGTTGCCGAATTGCAGAACCTGCGCGCCGCCGCCGAGCGCCTGCATTTGACGCACAGCGCGGTCAGCCAGCAAATCAAGGGATTGGAAGAGCAACTGGGTTTCGCGCTGTTTGAGCGCAGCGGACGCGGCATTGTCTTGAATAGCGCCGGCGCGGCGTTGTTGTGCAGCGTGCAGAGCGCGCTGGCCCTGCTGGACGAAGGCGTCATGGCGGCCGCCGCATCGGCTACCGGTAGTGAGCAACGGCTGCGCGTGTCGGTACTGCCTTCATTCGCTCAGCGTTGGCTATTGCCGCGCATGGCGCGTTGGCGTGCGCGCCATCCGGGTGTGTCGCTTGAGATCGAGACGTCCCAACAGGTGGTCGATCTGGTTCGGGACGGATTTCATGCGGCCCTGCGATTTGGCCGCGGACCGTGGGCGGGCGTGGAGTCCGAACCGTTGTTCGACATGCCGTTGCCCTTGATCGCCTTGGCGTCGCCAGAAACCGCCGCGTCGCTGGAAGACGACACGGCGCAAACGCTGGCCCGCCAGCCGTTGCTGGGCGAGCGGGAAATGTGGCAACACTGGTTCAACGCGGCGGGTCTGCGCACGCTCGTTACGCCCGTCGCCACGTTCAACGACGCCGGCATGATGTTGCAGGCCGCCGAACAAGGGCTGGGCATCACTCTTGGCCGCGAGCTACTCGCGGCAGATGCGCTTTGCGCGGGACGGCTCGTGCGCGTGTCGCCCATGCGCGTGCACTATGAGCAGGCGCAGACCTACCACTTGGTTTATCCGCCAAGCCTGCGCGAGTGGGCGCCGCTCGTCGCGTTGAAACAGTGGCTGCACGAAGAGCTGGAGTTGTCCCGCTGCGCGCTGGTTACGCCTTCGTCCGACACGGACACGGACACGGACACGGACACGGGCACGGACGCGGGGCCAGCCCGCCAGTGA
- a CDS encoding acetyl-CoA hydrolase/transferase family protein, with the protein MHSDRIRHPGLLARITSADQAALLIKDGMTVGMSGFTRAGDCKSVPAALASRAEHEPLSITLITGASLGHDTDKMLAQANVLSRRMPFQVDTTLRRKINQGDIAFIDQHLSETVEQLRAGHIGPINVAIIEAAAITETGAIVPTMSVGNSASFAQQADQIIIELNLGIPAAIEGLHDIYVPADRPARQPIGLVTADQRIGQPFIQVDPDKIAAIVITHEPDSPSNALPPDDETNAIAGHINTFLRGEVDAGRLTNALLPLQAGIGTIANAVLHGFESSDFEALTMYSEVLQDSAIELLDQGKLAFASASSITVSKPVYDKILANLEHYRERIVLRPQEISNAPEIVRRLGIIAINTALEFDIYGNVNSTHVGGTHMMNGIGGSGDFARNAHLAIFVSKSMAKGGDISSVVPMVSHVDHTEHDVDVLVTECGLADLRGLAPRERARVIIQNCVHPSYRAALQDYFDRACQRGGQTPHLLEEAFSWHQRFNETDSMQADKPATRKAA; encoded by the coding sequence ATGCATTCCGACCGTATTCGCCATCCCGGGCTGCTTGCCCGGATCACGTCCGCCGACCAGGCGGCATTGCTGATCAAGGACGGCATGACCGTCGGAATGAGCGGTTTCACGCGTGCGGGCGACTGTAAGTCCGTGCCGGCCGCGCTGGCCAGCCGCGCCGAACACGAGCCGCTGTCGATCACCTTGATTACGGGTGCGTCGTTGGGGCATGACACCGACAAGATGCTGGCCCAGGCAAACGTGCTGTCGCGCCGCATGCCGTTCCAGGTCGACACCACGTTGCGGCGCAAGATCAATCAGGGCGATATTGCCTTTATCGATCAGCATCTGTCCGAAACGGTCGAGCAATTGCGAGCCGGCCATATCGGACCGATCAACGTGGCGATTATCGAAGCAGCCGCCATTACCGAAACGGGCGCCATCGTGCCCACGATGTCGGTGGGAAATTCGGCGTCGTTCGCGCAGCAGGCCGACCAGATCATCATCGAATTGAATCTGGGTATCCCTGCTGCCATCGAAGGGCTGCACGACATCTACGTGCCCGCCGACCGCCCCGCGCGCCAGCCCATCGGCCTGGTGACCGCCGATCAACGTATCGGCCAGCCGTTCATCCAGGTGGACCCGGACAAGATCGCCGCCATCGTGATCACACACGAGCCGGACAGCCCTTCCAACGCCTTGCCGCCGGACGACGAAACCAATGCCATCGCCGGGCATATCAATACGTTCCTGCGCGGTGAAGTCGACGCCGGCCGCCTGACCAATGCGTTGTTGCCGTTGCAGGCCGGCATCGGCACCATCGCCAACGCCGTGCTGCACGGGTTTGAATCATCGGACTTCGAGGCGCTGACGATGTACTCGGAAGTGCTGCAAGACAGCGCCATCGAGTTGCTGGATCAGGGCAAGCTGGCGTTTGCGTCGGCCTCGTCCATTACCGTGTCCAAACCGGTGTACGACAAGATCTTGGCAAACCTGGAGCATTACCGCGAACGCATCGTGCTGCGGCCGCAAGAGATCAGCAATGCGCCCGAGATCGTTCGTCGGTTGGGCATTATCGCCATCAATACGGCATTGGAATTCGATATTTACGGCAACGTGAATTCCACGCACGTCGGCGGTACGCACATGATGAACGGCATCGGAGGCTCGGGCGATTTCGCGCGCAACGCGCACTTGGCCATCTTTGTGTCCAAGTCGATGGCCAAGGGCGGCGATATCTCAAGCGTGGTGCCCATGGTGTCCCATGTGGACCATACCGAGCACGATGTCGACGTGCTGGTTACGGAATGCGGCCTGGCCGACCTGCGCGGTTTGGCGCCGCGTGAACGCGCCCGCGTCATTATCCAGAATTGCGTGCACCCGTCCTACCGTGCGGCATTGCAGGATTATTTTGATCGCGCTTGCCAGCGCGGGGGCCAAACCCCGCATCTGCTGGAAGAGGCCTTTTCGTGGCACCAGCGTTTCAACGAAACGGATTCGATGCAGGCTGACAAACCGGCGACGCGCAAAGCTGCTTAA
- a CDS encoding 3-hydroxyacyl-CoA dehydrogenase NAD-binding domain-containing protein, translating to MPHPATPTPAIRRIAIVGAGTIGASWAALFLAHGLTVVVSDPAADAEAQTRARVQAAWPVLKELGRVVEGASPDALLFEPDLATALVDVDFVQENAPEREDFKIELFARMDALLPPRVIVASSSSGLIMSRLQSRCQHPERFVIGHPFNPPHLIPLVEVVGGDKTSVEVIEQSIAFYRAMGKYPIRLNKEVPGHIANRLQAAVWREAIHLAAENVASVADIDAAVSQGPGLRWALFGPHMTFNLGGGAGGLAHFMDHLLGPVQTWWDDLGTPEVTPELQCKLIEGVNAEAGRRSIADMVQTRDAQLTALIKVLHR from the coding sequence ATGCCGCACCCTGCCACGCCCACGCCAGCCATCCGCCGCATCGCCATCGTTGGCGCCGGCACCATCGGGGCCAGTTGGGCAGCACTGTTCCTGGCGCATGGGCTGACGGTGGTGGTCAGCGACCCCGCCGCCGACGCCGAAGCACAAACGCGCGCGCGCGTTCAGGCCGCCTGGCCCGTGCTGAAGGAATTGGGCCGCGTCGTGGAAGGCGCGTCGCCGGACGCCCTGCTGTTCGAGCCGGACTTGGCGACGGCCTTGGTGGATGTGGACTTCGTGCAGGAAAACGCGCCCGAACGCGAGGACTTCAAGATCGAACTCTTTGCGCGGATGGACGCCCTACTGCCGCCTCGCGTGATCGTGGCCTCAAGTTCGTCGGGCCTGATCATGAGCCGTCTGCAATCGCGCTGCCAACACCCGGAGCGCTTCGTCATCGGGCATCCGTTCAATCCGCCGCATCTGATTCCGCTTGTGGAAGTGGTGGGGGGCGACAAGACGTCGGTTGAAGTCATCGAGCAAAGCATCGCGTTCTACCGGGCCATGGGCAAATACCCGATCCGGCTGAACAAGGAAGTGCCGGGTCATATCGCCAACCGTCTGCAAGCGGCCGTTTGGCGCGAGGCCATCCATCTGGCCGCCGAAAACGTCGCCAGCGTGGCCGATATCGACGCCGCGGTGTCGCAAGGGCCGGGGTTGCGCTGGGCATTGTTCGGACCCCACATGACGTTCAACCTGGGCGGTGGCGCGGGCGGCCTGGCGCATTTCATGGACCACCTGCTGGGCCCGGTGCAAACCTGGTGGGACGACCTGGGCACACCCGAGGTCACTCCGGAACTACAGTGCAAACTCATCGAAGGCGTCAACGCCGAGGCGGGCCGGCGCAGCATCGCCGACATGGTGCAAACGCGCGACGCCCAACTGACGGCGTTGATCAAGGTGTTGCACCGATAA
- a CDS encoding YchJ family protein — MTKKSASLAAPCPCGGAAYDRCCGRWHEGPLAMQAPTAEALMRSRYSAFVLDKLPYLLASWHPRTRPATLDPNPPDLKWLGLSIKQAREQDADHATVEFVARSRQAGRAHRMHEVSRFVREDGQWYYVDGDVT; from the coding sequence GTGACCAAGAAATCTGCTTCCCTGGCCGCTCCGTGCCCTTGCGGCGGCGCGGCCTACGACCGCTGCTGCGGCCGCTGGCATGAAGGCCCCCTGGCCATGCAGGCGCCCACCGCCGAGGCGCTGATGCGATCGCGATACAGCGCTTTCGTCCTGGACAAACTGCCTTACCTGCTAGCCAGTTGGCATCCCAGGACGCGGCCCGCAACGCTGGACCCGAATCCGCCGGACTTGAAATGGCTGGGGCTGTCCATCAAACAAGCGCGCGAACAGGACGCCGATCACGCCACCGTGGAATTCGTGGCCCGCAGCCGCCAGGCAGGCCGCGCGCATCGCATGCACGAAGTCAGTCGCTTCGTGCGTGAAGACGGGCAGTGGTACTACGTGGACGGCGATGTGACTTGA
- a CDS encoding aldolase translates to MNQEPHFADALYHAEPVTALRADLALALRAAAAHGLGEGVCNHFSVALPGDPDHFLLNPRGLMWNEVQADDIVLIDAQGNKLAGRHAVEPTAMFIHAAIHRIAGKACVLHTHMPYATALTLTADRGLDTTLSQNAMRFHGRLAIDENYNGLALDVTEGERIAHAMQGADIVFLGNHGVVVCGERLDYAYDDLFFLERACAAQVLAQSTGRPLKPVNADIATKVAAQIQSERLQSELFFEALRRQLP, encoded by the coding sequence ATGAATCAAGAACCCCATTTCGCAGACGCCCTATATCACGCGGAACCCGTGACTGCGCTTCGCGCCGACTTGGCTTTGGCCTTGCGGGCGGCTGCGGCTCATGGCCTGGGCGAAGGCGTCTGCAATCACTTCAGCGTGGCGTTGCCTGGTGACCCCGACCACTTTCTGCTGAATCCCCGCGGTCTCATGTGGAATGAAGTTCAAGCCGACGACATTGTCCTGATCGATGCGCAAGGAAACAAACTGGCCGGTCGACATGCCGTTGAACCCACGGCGATGTTTATTCACGCTGCCATCCACCGTATCGCGGGCAAGGCCTGTGTCCTGCACACGCATATGCCATATGCCACGGCACTGACGCTTACCGCAGATCGAGGTCTGGACACAACGCTGTCTCAAAACGCAATGCGGTTCCACGGCAGGCTTGCCATCGACGAAAACTACAACGGCCTGGCCCTGGACGTCACCGAGGGCGAGCGCATTGCGCATGCCATGCAAGGCGCGGACATCGTCTTCCTTGGCAATCACGGCGTTGTGGTTTGCGGCGAACGGCTGGACTACGCTTACGACGATTTGTTTTTCCTGGAACGCGCTTGCGCAGCGCAGGTCCTTGCGCAATCTACTGGCCGTCCGCTCAAACCGGTAAACGCTGACATCGCCACCAAAGTCGCCGCGCAGATTCAAAGCGAACGTCTTCAGTCAGAATTGTTCTTCGAAGCATTGCGCCGCCAGCTGCCATAA
- a CDS encoding isoleucyl-tRNA synthetase: MSAQLSPVSPSFPATASGGHPSFQPGAGLVPLLWAAFRLWRVQSRMRNVAADMDPRIMQDVGVPEWLVHETTVHRELARLRNVDYLRW, encoded by the coding sequence ATGTCTGCCCAACTTTCACCTGTTTCACCGTCATTCCCGGCTACCGCGTCCGGCGGGCACCCGAGCTTTCAGCCAGGCGCCGGGTTGGTGCCGCTGCTGTGGGCGGCATTCCGCTTGTGGCGCGTGCAGTCTCGCATGCGTAACGTGGCCGCCGACATGGACCCTCGCATCATGCAAGACGTCGGCGTACCGGAGTGGCTGGTTCACGAAACCACCGTGCACCGCGAACTGGCCCGCCTGCGCAACGTGGACTATCTGCGCTGGTAG